A region from the Symphalangus syndactylus isolate Jambi chromosome 2, NHGRI_mSymSyn1-v2.1_pri, whole genome shotgun sequence genome encodes:
- the LOC129476297 gene encoding endogenous retrovirus group K member 104 Rec protein-like yields the protein MNPSEMQGKMPPWRRKTLTRAPSTHQVNKMVISEEKMKLPSTKKAELLSWAQLKKLTQLAEKSLKNTRVTQTPENMLLAALMIVSMVSTGVPSSSGETVTSENGP from the exons atgaacccatCAGAGATGCAAGGAAAAATGCCTCCGTGGAGACGGAAAACCCTCACTCGAGCACCATCAACTCACCAGGTGAACAAAATGGTGAtatcagaagaaaagatgaagttGCCATCCACAAAGAAAGCAGAGTTGCTGTCCTGGGCCCAGCTAAAGAAGCTGACACAGTTAGCTGAAAAAAGCCTGAAGAACACAAGGGTAACACAAACTCCAGAGAATATGCTGCTTGCAGCTTTAATGATTGTATCAATGGTG TCTACAGGTGTACCCAGCAGCTCCGGAGAGACAGTGACCAGCGAGAACGGACCATGA